In Mesoaciditoga lauensis cd-1655R = DSM 25116, one genomic interval encodes:
- a CDS encoding thioesterase family protein: MILEKVVTPKDCATNLKSGEVEVLSTPTVLAWMEEASAELSKKILNEDETTVGAHVELDHLAPAFIGDKVIIESSLVEKGKKKLSFNITAKKGETILAKAFHVRVIVNKRKFSK; the protein is encoded by the coding sequence ATGATCCTCGAGAAGGTTGTGACACCCAAGGATTGTGCTACAAATTTGAAAAGCGGGGAAGTGGAAGTACTTTCCACCCCAACAGTTTTAGCGTGGATGGAGGAAGCATCTGCAGAACTCTCAAAAAAAATTTTGAATGAGGATGAAACGACGGTAGGCGCTCATGTTGAGTTGGATCATTTGGCGCCTGCTTTTATTGGAGACAAGGTCATCATAGAGTCATCTCTAGTTGAAAAAGGAAAGAAAAAACTTTCGTTCAACATTACCGCGAAAAAAGGCGAAACCATTTTGGCAAAAGCGTTTCATGTAAGGGTTATAGTGAATAAAAGGAAGTTTTCAAAATGA
- a CDS encoding xanthine dehydrogenase family protein molybdopterin-binding subunit, giving the protein MSKLTTEENTFSIIGKKIPRVDAIQKVKGEAKFVADFDVKDMLYGVLVLSKHARARVKKIDTSKAKSLEGVKAVLTYKDVPGENQLGEVVNDMPCLVPEGEEVKYHGDVVALVAAESLQIAKKAAELVEVEYEELQPVLTIEEALKNEIKVHPKGNILTSKKIRKGNVENGFFESDLVIEDDFYAHYQEQAYLEPQGVLTLYDNNYGLTVYGSMQCPYYVQEMVPRVLGISMNEVRVIQAETGGAFGGKEDVPSYVAAQCSLLTYHTKRPVLLTYSREVDIQTTSKRHPIKSHYKIGVTKDGKIKAIEVTAHMDMGAYATLSPIVMYRSLVHAAGAYEIPNVKVDIDGVYTNKVPCGAFRGFGSPQVLFAVESIVDEAAKRLNIDPIEFRLKNALRVGSRTSTDQLLEESVGAVETLEHAAKISNYPELKKRVEEFNSHNTFKKRGIGVSHIIYGMALGAAGQHLDAAGSLIQVHKDGSVNIHIGNTEMGQGAKTVIAMIASEALGQKIEKIRVDNPDTSYVQDSGPTVASRATVFSGNAVKEAAEKIKARMIERFAKMNDIQVSDVVVEDGIFKSAYDLNGQKMSFDELAKECYNSNIKMVEKGWFVSPKLHWDPETGIGEAYITYAYATQIVVVEVDLLTGKSQVVQAYTSHDVGKKLNPNGLIGQVQGGFVQGMGYGLFEDIKTVDGKIVTDNFNTYIIPTVMDIPQKLEIDFVEDEYSHGPFGAKGIGEPSLMPTPAAVANAISAAIGKRVKRIPATAEYVLNLIDEK; this is encoded by the coding sequence ATGTCTAAATTGACCACAGAAGAAAACACTTTCTCCATCATTGGAAAGAAAATACCAAGGGTGGATGCCATTCAAAAGGTAAAAGGAGAGGCGAAATTTGTAGCGGACTTTGACGTTAAAGATATGCTGTACGGCGTACTTGTCCTTTCAAAGCATGCTCGAGCACGGGTAAAGAAAATAGATACCTCCAAAGCGAAAAGTTTGGAAGGTGTAAAGGCAGTTTTAACGTACAAGGATGTCCCAGGAGAAAACCAATTGGGGGAAGTCGTAAACGACATGCCATGTCTTGTGCCCGAAGGTGAAGAAGTTAAATATCACGGAGATGTGGTGGCTTTAGTTGCAGCAGAAAGCCTTCAAATCGCAAAAAAAGCGGCCGAACTTGTTGAGGTAGAATACGAGGAATTGCAGCCCGTTTTAACTATAGAAGAGGCTTTGAAAAACGAGATAAAGGTTCATCCTAAGGGAAATATTCTTACTTCGAAGAAAATACGAAAAGGAAACGTTGAAAACGGATTCTTCGAATCAGATCTTGTGATAGAAGATGATTTTTACGCCCACTACCAAGAGCAAGCTTATTTGGAGCCGCAAGGCGTACTCACACTTTACGACAACAATTACGGCTTAACCGTCTACGGTTCAATGCAATGTCCGTACTACGTGCAAGAAATGGTACCGAGGGTTTTGGGCATTTCAATGAACGAAGTAAGGGTCATTCAAGCCGAAACCGGTGGGGCGTTTGGAGGAAAAGAGGATGTTCCATCCTACGTTGCCGCTCAATGTTCGCTTCTAACTTATCATACGAAAAGGCCTGTTTTGCTTACCTATTCAAGGGAAGTAGACATCCAAACGACTAGCAAACGCCATCCCATAAAGTCCCACTACAAAATCGGGGTGACAAAGGATGGAAAGATAAAAGCGATTGAAGTAACAGCTCATATGGACATGGGCGCTTACGCGACCCTTTCTCCGATAGTCATGTACAGAAGCCTTGTTCACGCCGCTGGGGCGTACGAAATTCCAAATGTCAAAGTGGATATTGACGGTGTTTACACGAACAAAGTGCCTTGTGGTGCCTTTCGTGGATTTGGAAGTCCCCAGGTGCTCTTCGCTGTAGAATCCATTGTGGACGAAGCCGCCAAAAGGTTGAACATAGATCCGATAGAATTTCGTTTGAAAAACGCCCTTCGTGTGGGAAGCAGAACCTCTACAGATCAACTTCTGGAAGAATCAGTGGGAGCCGTTGAAACCTTGGAACATGCTGCAAAGATTTCGAATTATCCCGAATTGAAGAAAAGGGTGGAAGAATTCAATTCTCACAACACGTTTAAGAAAAGGGGAATTGGTGTTTCCCATATAATTTACGGCATGGCTTTGGGAGCGGCCGGTCAACATTTGGATGCAGCAGGCTCTTTGATACAAGTTCATAAGGATGGCAGCGTAAACATTCACATAGGAAACACGGAAATGGGTCAAGGCGCTAAGACGGTTATAGCGATGATAGCCTCAGAGGCCTTGGGACAAAAGATAGAGAAAATAAGGGTGGATAACCCCGATACCTCCTACGTTCAAGACAGCGGACCAACGGTCGCATCCCGCGCAACGGTTTTCAGCGGTAATGCTGTAAAGGAAGCTGCGGAAAAGATCAAGGCAAGGATGATAGAACGTTTTGCAAAGATGAATGACATTCAAGTATCAGACGTCGTTGTTGAAGATGGGATCTTCAAGAGTGCTTACGATCTCAACGGACAAAAAATGTCTTTCGATGAGTTAGCCAAGGAGTGTTATAATTCCAACATAAAAATGGTCGAAAAAGGTTGGTTCGTCTCTCCTAAATTACATTGGGATCCTGAAACGGGAATAGGTGAAGCCTACATAACGTACGCCTACGCCACACAAATAGTGGTGGTGGAAGTGGATTTGTTAACCGGCAAAAGCCAGGTGGTGCAAGCGTACACTTCGCACGATGTTGGTAAGAAGCTCAATCCCAACGGCCTAATAGGCCAAGTGCAAGGCGGTTTTGTCCAGGGAATGGGATATGGGCTCTTTGAAGACATAAAAACGGTTGATGGGAAAATCGTAACGGACAATTTCAACACTTACATAATACCAACCGTTATGGATATTCCTCAAAAGTTGGAGATAGATTTCGTTGAAGATGAATATTCACACGGCCCCTTTGGTGCTAAAGGAATAGGTGAACCGTCGTTGATGCCTACACCAGCGGCTGTGGCGAATGCGATTTCTGCTGCAATAGGAAAAAGGGTAAAGCGTATACCGGCAACCGCGGAATACGTTCTAAATCTTATAGATGAAAAATAA
- the ade gene encoding adenine deaminase produces the protein MKIENIIPVALGKVPADVLLKNCKIVNVFSGEIEEGNIALYRKRIAGIGDYHDAKEIIDVKGAYVVPGLIDAHLHIESSMVEPVEFARAVLSRGTTTVIADPHEIANVMGVSGIEYMLQYTEGVPLNIYMMIPSCVPATDMEISGANISSVDTITLVTKYPRVLGLGEVMNYPGILNVDHDLITRIEIMRHLYKKVDGHAPGLSKKELNAYISAFIRSDHECTTEEEALEKISRGMQVFIREGSVARNLDDLIGAVNEQNERFFSFCTDDRHPDDIVKDGHIDNMVRRAISKGVKPITAIRMASINTALHYGLRSMGAIAPSYKADMIVTDSLENFYPHIVIKDSQVIAKDGKIISQFKGNEGHKFIAKMDGNFKTPHISVDDLKIESDAKKTRAIQIFNNSLVTEEKIFDFPPNEIPNIKMDVLKIAVVSRYTPQKSIAVGAVHGLGLKSGAIATSVGHDSHNMSVVGTNDVDMMIAINKIIDMHGGIVVVENGKILAELPLPIAGLMSDLPMEEVANRIEKLKEASKSLGSLLEDPFMVLSFIQLAVIPKLRITNLGLVDAEKHEFVSLGYEGE, from the coding sequence ATGAAAATAGAAAACATAATACCGGTTGCGCTGGGGAAAGTCCCGGCGGATGTGCTTTTGAAAAATTGTAAGATAGTTAACGTTTTCAGTGGAGAAATAGAAGAAGGAAACATAGCACTTTATCGCAAGAGAATTGCTGGGATAGGAGATTACCATGACGCAAAAGAAATCATAGATGTAAAAGGCGCTTACGTTGTACCTGGATTGATAGATGCCCATCTTCATATAGAAAGTTCCATGGTGGAACCCGTAGAATTTGCCCGGGCAGTTCTTTCAAGAGGGACGACAACGGTGATAGCCGACCCTCATGAGATCGCGAACGTCATGGGAGTGTCCGGTATAGAATACATGCTTCAATATACGGAAGGCGTTCCATTGAACATCTACATGATGATACCTTCCTGCGTGCCGGCAACGGACATGGAAATAAGTGGGGCTAACATTTCATCCGTTGATACGATAACGCTTGTGACTAAGTATCCTAGAGTGCTTGGGCTGGGAGAAGTCATGAACTATCCTGGAATTCTAAATGTTGATCATGATCTGATAACGAGAATAGAGATAATGCGCCACCTTTACAAGAAAGTAGATGGCCACGCGCCGGGTTTGTCAAAAAAGGAATTAAACGCTTACATCTCGGCCTTTATAAGATCAGATCACGAATGCACAACGGAAGAAGAAGCACTGGAAAAGATTTCGCGTGGCATGCAAGTCTTCATCAGGGAAGGAAGTGTCGCGCGAAACTTGGATGACTTGATAGGAGCGGTTAACGAACAAAACGAGAGGTTCTTCTCTTTTTGTACCGATGATCGCCATCCGGACGACATAGTTAAAGATGGTCACATAGACAACATGGTACGCCGCGCGATTTCAAAGGGTGTTAAACCAATCACGGCGATAAGGATGGCAAGTATAAACACCGCCCTTCACTACGGCTTGCGAAGTATGGGTGCCATAGCTCCTTCGTACAAGGCAGACATGATAGTAACTGATTCGTTGGAGAATTTCTATCCCCATATCGTCATAAAGGATTCGCAGGTAATAGCAAAAGATGGAAAGATAATCTCGCAATTCAAAGGAAATGAAGGCCATAAATTTATAGCGAAGATGGATGGAAACTTCAAAACGCCCCATATTTCCGTAGATGATCTGAAAATAGAATCAGACGCCAAAAAGACTCGTGCTATCCAGATTTTCAACAACAGTTTGGTGACAGAAGAAAAGATCTTCGATTTCCCTCCAAACGAAATACCGAATATAAAAATGGATGTGCTAAAAATAGCCGTGGTAAGTAGATATACTCCACAAAAGTCTATAGCCGTCGGGGCGGTTCATGGATTGGGTTTAAAAAGTGGAGCCATTGCCACATCTGTTGGACATGATTCCCATAACATGTCTGTTGTGGGAACAAATGATGTGGATATGATGATAGCGATAAACAAGATAATAGACATGCACGGTGGAATAGTCGTTGTGGAAAATGGCAAAATTCTGGCTGAACTTCCACTTCCAATAGCGGGATTGATGTCGGATCTTCCAATGGAGGAAGTTGCAAATAGAATAGAAAAACTGAAAGAAGCTTCCAAATCGTTAGGCTCTCTTCTAGAGGATCCTTTTATGGTTCTCTCATTTATTCAGCTCGCCGTGATACCAAAATTGAGAATAACAAATCTTGGTTTGGTCGATGCGGAAAAACATGAATTCGTCAGCTTAGGATACGAGGGGGAATGA
- a CDS encoding DegV family protein has product MKIKILVDSTADIREDWLTKYDADLVPLKVVWADGTSEDDERDPKALIDFYERLRNANEIPKTSQPTVFEFLQRYRSAEQAGYEGVVVITLSSKMSGTANSASTAAKEARIPVEVFDTKLASSVNALIVRRARELADEGKNPKEIVETLQQERNSKRFQALFYVSDFNYLVRGGRVSRFQGFLGTMFKIKVGLWINYKGEMIPFDKVRGKSKAYELLVEKVNKEIPFHSKVRVAMIHADAEAEAKELLEKLKEHYEVVDESFHRTGKVITTHVGPGMCGFGMQWLVE; this is encoded by the coding sequence ATGAAAATAAAAATTCTTGTGGACAGCACTGCTGATATAAGAGAAGATTGGCTAACAAAATATGATGCCGATCTTGTTCCGCTAAAAGTTGTATGGGCTGATGGGACTTCTGAAGATGATGAAAGAGATCCCAAAGCTTTGATTGATTTTTACGAGCGACTGAGAAATGCAAATGAAATACCAAAAACATCCCAGCCAACGGTATTTGAATTTCTTCAAAGATATAGAAGTGCCGAACAGGCAGGATATGAGGGTGTGGTAGTGATAACCCTCTCTTCAAAGATGTCGGGAACTGCAAATTCTGCCTCTACGGCCGCGAAAGAAGCTCGCATTCCCGTCGAAGTGTTTGACACGAAACTCGCTTCAAGTGTTAACGCCCTTATCGTGAGAAGAGCTCGAGAGCTTGCAGATGAAGGGAAAAACCCTAAAGAAATTGTGGAAACTCTCCAACAAGAAAGAAATTCAAAAAGATTCCAAGCTCTTTTTTACGTTTCTGATTTTAACTATCTGGTACGCGGGGGTCGTGTTTCAAGATTTCAAGGATTTCTGGGCACCATGTTTAAGATAAAAGTTGGATTATGGATAAATTATAAAGGGGAAATGATCCCATTCGACAAAGTAAGGGGAAAGTCGAAGGCATATGAGCTTCTAGTGGAAAAGGTCAACAAAGAAATTCCATTTCATAGTAAGGTAAGAGTGGCAATGATCCATGCAGATGCGGAAGCAGAAGCAAAAGAGTTGCTGGAAAAGTTGAAAGAGCATTATGAAGTGGTAGATGAATCTTTTCATAGAACTGGCAAGGTTATAACAACCCACGTTGGCCCAGGAATGTGTGGCTTTGGCATGCAATGGTTAGTTGAATAA
- a CDS encoding ATP-dependent helicase: protein MKKVDKIYNIEFSSNVSENILDNLDEEQRAAVLDEGGTSLVVAGPGSGKTKTITHKIAFLVSKGIKPHEILLVTFTRAAAREMITRAQQVSRNELKGMLAGTFHHVCNYLLRKYADFMKLDPNFSILDEEDAKTLVKQARSSVVEKEEKFPSPSLLKKLFSLSVNLDMDMEDVISERFSYLYPLIDKIKEVGKKYEELKVELSLLDYDDLLSYANQLLDVKKVREREASRFKWVLVDEFQDTNKIQYELVTKLSSVHGNLMVVGDDAQSIYSFRGARYENIFDLSHKEGIKVYKIQTNYRSSPEIVSLINVLIPNNVFQKKLKAVKPHFQRPIVVSTWDSYEEAEFVSNKISELIKEGIKKEDIAVLYRAHSHSLDVQMELSKSNIPFRIKSGIKFTESMHVKDILAFLRVLNNPKDELSWRRLLQLFTGIGKKGADKIVSFITKEEDPIKRMKEIGKFGRKYEKIEELFKELKKYSTPSQLIKYIYSAFYSDYLAMTFLDFKDRQADIERLMEISERYINITDFLSDLAITEDTDLKNDLQDDSKITLTTVHQAKGLEWEAVFVLSVNPGDFPSFMGIKSGNLDEEWRIFYVAITRAKKYLYICRQMSSNSKAMYSGKMLGEEYDFVESIPPSLYERWSVR, encoded by the coding sequence TTGAAAAAGGTTGACAAAATTTACAACATCGAATTTTCTTCTAACGTGTCTGAAAATATCTTAGATAATTTAGATGAAGAACAACGTGCCGCTGTGTTAGATGAAGGCGGCACTTCTTTGGTTGTTGCGGGTCCTGGCTCTGGCAAAACTAAAACCATCACACACAAGATAGCGTTTCTTGTGTCAAAAGGAATAAAACCTCATGAGATATTGCTTGTTACTTTCACAAGGGCCGCTGCACGCGAGATGATAACAAGAGCACAACAGGTATCTCGAAATGAACTCAAAGGTATGCTGGCGGGAACTTTTCATCACGTATGCAATTACCTTCTCAGAAAATACGCTGATTTCATGAAATTAGATCCGAATTTTTCCATATTAGACGAAGAAGATGCAAAAACTCTTGTTAAACAGGCAAGAAGTTCTGTGGTGGAAAAAGAAGAAAAATTTCCGTCGCCTTCTCTTTTGAAGAAATTGTTCTCATTAAGCGTGAATTTAGACATGGATATGGAAGATGTGATTTCAGAGAGATTTTCCTATCTTTATCCACTTATAGACAAGATAAAAGAAGTTGGAAAAAAGTACGAAGAATTAAAGGTAGAACTTTCACTTTTGGATTACGATGATCTTCTAAGTTACGCAAACCAACTCTTAGATGTCAAAAAGGTGCGTGAAAGGGAAGCATCAAGATTCAAATGGGTGCTTGTAGACGAGTTTCAAGACACCAACAAAATTCAGTACGAACTCGTAACCAAACTCTCGTCTGTTCACGGCAATCTCATGGTCGTTGGCGACGATGCACAAAGCATCTATTCGTTCAGAGGTGCGCGGTATGAGAACATATTCGATCTTTCCCACAAAGAAGGAATAAAAGTTTACAAGATACAGACAAATTATCGCAGTTCGCCCGAGATAGTATCCCTCATAAACGTTCTTATTCCAAACAACGTATTTCAAAAGAAATTAAAGGCAGTGAAACCTCACTTCCAAAGGCCCATAGTGGTGAGCACATGGGATTCTTACGAGGAAGCCGAGTTTGTGTCAAATAAAATATCTGAACTCATAAAAGAAGGAATAAAAAAGGAAGACATAGCGGTGCTTTACAGAGCACATTCACACTCTTTGGACGTTCAAATGGAACTTTCCAAATCTAACATTCCCTTTCGTATAAAATCCGGCATAAAATTCACGGAATCCATGCATGTTAAAGATATTTTGGCTTTTTTGAGGGTTTTGAACAATCCCAAGGATGAACTATCCTGGAGAAGGTTGCTCCAGCTTTTCACTGGCATAGGTAAAAAAGGAGCAGACAAGATAGTATCTTTCATAACTAAGGAAGAAGATCCGATAAAAAGGATGAAAGAGATCGGAAAATTTGGTAGGAAATATGAAAAAATAGAAGAGCTTTTCAAGGAATTGAAGAAGTATTCAACGCCTTCTCAATTGATAAAATATATTTACAGCGCATTTTATTCTGATTACTTGGCAATGACTTTCTTAGACTTCAAAGATAGGCAAGCCGATATTGAAAGACTCATGGAAATCTCTGAAAGATATATCAACATAACCGATTTTCTTTCAGATCTTGCCATAACAGAAGATACCGATCTCAAAAATGATCTTCAAGATGATTCAAAGATCACTTTAACAACGGTACATCAAGCAAAAGGACTGGAATGGGAAGCTGTTTTCGTTTTATCGGTAAACCCGGGGGATTTTCCATCTTTTATGGGAATAAAGAGTGGTAATTTGGACGAAGAATGGAGGATATTCTACGTTGCTATAACGCGAGCTAAAAAATACCTGTACATATGTCGTCAAATGAGTTCAAATTCAAAAGCGATGTATTCTGGAAAAATGTTGGGAGAAGAATACGATTTCGTTGAGAGCATTCCTCCTTCTTTATATGAGCGCTGGTCTGTAAGGTAA
- a CDS encoding PLP-dependent cysteine synthase family protein — MSSKKVIGPTFEEMLHPEKIDPKVRKLALQKFKEDPLDPINFFNITWKGPDNKIKYVVLPKELTGVDANIIVMYGRDFPTGSHKVGATYSIMAEKVIRDEVDPSYHTLVWPSTGNYGIGGAWVGCRMKFDSVVILPEEMSKERFDIIRSYGARVIATPGCESNVKEIYDKAKELKAENPEKVRILNQFEEFGNYRFHYYVTGNTMLELVKNEKIGNGRIAAIVSGVGSAGTIACGDRVKQEFPETKVVTLEPIQCPTISMNGYGGHDIQGIGDKHVTWIHHVTNSDAVIAVDDMESKKGLQLLTDEVGKSFLKEFISAEQVEEMATIFGISGVANVLGAIKVAKEYGYGPNDNILTIATDTVERYRSVMADLDKRFGKMDRTEAKARFESIFMGVKTDWFFEGTLENRRRWHNLKYYTWVEQQGKTVEELNEQLKEEYWEKQQAMVKETDKLIMEYREREGIYGL; from the coding sequence ATGAGTTCTAAAAAAGTCATAGGCCCAACATTTGAAGAGATGTTGCACCCGGAAAAAATCGATCCTAAGGTGAGAAAACTCGCACTGCAGAAATTCAAAGAAGATCCACTCGATCCGATCAACTTCTTCAACATTACGTGGAAAGGACCTGATAACAAAATAAAGTACGTCGTTTTACCGAAAGAATTAACAGGGGTGGATGCCAATATAATAGTCATGTACGGCAGGGACTTTCCGACGGGAAGCCATAAGGTTGGAGCAACTTACTCCATAATGGCGGAAAAAGTTATAAGAGATGAGGTAGATCCTTCTTACCATACGCTCGTGTGGCCATCCACAGGAAATTACGGTATAGGTGGAGCGTGGGTAGGATGCCGCATGAAATTTGACTCTGTTGTCATCCTTCCAGAGGAGATGAGCAAAGAAAGGTTTGACATCATAAGATCTTACGGTGCGCGCGTCATAGCCACTCCGGGATGCGAATCTAACGTCAAGGAAATATACGATAAGGCCAAGGAATTGAAGGCAGAAAACCCAGAAAAGGTGAGAATCCTCAATCAGTTTGAAGAATTTGGAAATTACAGATTCCATTACTACGTAACCGGTAACACGATGCTTGAATTAGTCAAGAACGAAAAGATAGGAAACGGAAGAATTGCCGCCATCGTATCGGGTGTGGGTTCGGCAGGAACCATAGCCTGTGGCGACAGGGTAAAACAGGAATTCCCAGAAACCAAAGTGGTTACTCTTGAGCCAATTCAATGTCCTACCATCTCAATGAACGGCTATGGTGGACATGATATCCAAGGTATCGGCGACAAACATGTTACCTGGATTCATCACGTTACGAACAGCGATGCCGTTATCGCTGTAGACGATATGGAATCGAAGAAAGGCCTTCAGTTACTTACCGATGAGGTTGGAAAGTCTTTCTTGAAGGAGTTCATCTCTGCGGAACAAGTTGAGGAAATGGCAACCATCTTTGGAATTTCTGGGGTCGCAAACGTTTTGGGCGCGATAAAAGTTGCAAAAGAATATGGATACGGCCCCAACGATAACATATTGACGATCGCGACGGATACGGTAGAAAGATATCGTAGCGTTATGGCTGATCTTGACAAGAGATTTGGAAAAATGGATAGAACTGAAGCAAAAGCACGTTTTGAGTCTATATTCATGGGAGTGAAAACGGATTGGTTCTTCGAGGGAACGCTTGAAAACAGAAGAAGATGGCACAATCTTAAATATTATACCTGGGTTGAACAGCAGGGGAAAACCGTTGAGGAACTCAACGAGCAGCTCAAAGAGGAATATTGGGAGAAACAACAAGCCATGGTGAAAGAAACGGATAAACTCATCATGGAATATCGCGAAAGAGAGGGAATATATGGCCTTTGA